The Paenibacillus sp. FSL R7-0345 DNA segment GATCGGGAACGTCGTTCCAGCCAGGGCTCCAGCGCCCAGCGGCAGTACGTTGATCCGCTTGTAGCTGTCTGTCAGGCGCTCCGCATCGCGGCGGAACATTGAAACGTAAGCCAGCAGATGATGCGCGAACAGGATCGGCTGAGCACGCTGCAGGTGCGTGTAACCCGGCACAATGGTGTCCACGTTGTCTTTGGCCTGTTCAATCAGCGCTTCCTGCAGTTCATGCAGAAGTCCTACGAACTCGACTACCCGGTTGCGGAGATACAGATGCATATCTGTCGCTACCTGGTCGTTACGGCTGCGTCCTGTATGCAGCTTACCGCCCACTGGACCTACTTCCTCGATCAGGTTCTTTTCAATGTTCATGTGGATGTCCTCATCCGCTACAGAGAACTCAATCTCGCCTGCACGGACCTTTTCCAGCACCTTATTCAGGCCGGCTTTGATTGTCTCAACATCCTCCTGCGGCAAAATACCGCATTTGCCCAGCATCGTGACATGGGCCAGACTGCCCTGCACATCTTCCTCGGCCAGTGCCTTATCGAAACCGATGGATGCTGTATACTCCTCCACCAGCTTGTTTGTCCCTTTAGTAAACCGGCCGCCCCAAAGCTTGCTCACCTTTATGTCCTCCTCTGCAGGACGCTAGAAGAGCCGCTCCTGTCCTGTCGGAGGAACGGCCTTCTGGTGTCCGCTTATGTTATGTTCTGCTATGAAACCGCTGAGCGGTTAAGTAGAAACGGCTACACCGTCCTAAACCGGACGTTATCCGTTTCTGCGAGAAATATAAAGATGATTTATAGCGTAAAACTGATAAATCCTTATATTTTAAGTATTCTACTTGTTAGACTCCGCTACGCCGGAGGAAACCTTCAGCCGCAGTGCGTTCAGGCGGATAAAGCCTGTTGCATCGCCCTGGTCATAGGCCTGAGTCGGATCGGCTTCCATTGTCGCAATATCCGGGTTGTACAGGCTGACTGGCGATTTCACGCCGGCGCCGATGATGTTGCCTTTGTACAGCTTCACGCGTACTGTACCTGTTACGTTCTTCTGGCTCTCGTCCACCAGTGCCTGCAGCGCGAGGCGCTCAGGAGCGAACCAGAATCCGTTGTACACCAGGGTGCTGTAACGGGTGATCAGGCTGTCACGCAGGTTCATTACTTCGCGGTCCATCGTGATAGACTCCATTTTGCGGTGAGCGGTGAACAGGATGGTTCCGCCCGGTGTCTCGTACACGCCGCGGCTCTTCATGCCGACAAAACGGTTCTCAACCATGTCTACGCGGCCGATCCCGTGCTTACCGCCCAGCTCATTCAACTTCTCCATAACCTGCAGCGGAGTCAGGGCTTCACCGTTCAGGGCTACGCAGTTCCCTTTCAGGAAGTCCAGCTCAAGGTATTCTGCCTCGTCCGGTGCGTCCTCAGGGGCATTGCTGAGCAGAAACATTCCTTTGTTCTCGGGAGCACTTGGATCAAACCAAGGATCTTCCAGTACGCCGCTCTCATAGCTGATATGCAGCAGGTTACGGTCCATGGAATACGGCTTCGCAGCCGATGCCTGTACCGGAATACCATTCGCTTCAGCATAAGCGATCATTTCCGCCCGGCCCGGGAACTGGTTGCGGAACTCTTCCAGCCGCCAAGGTGCAATCACCTTGATGCTTGGCGACAGTGCCGCCGCATTCAGCTCGAAGCGGACCTGGTCATTGCCTTTGCCGGTTGCGCCGTGGGCAATGGCTGTAGCGCCTTCTGCGATCGCAATGTCCACCATACGCTTAGCGATCAGCGGACGGGCAATACTTGTGCCGAGCAGATATTGGCCTTCATACAAAGCGCCCGACTGGAACATCGGGTAGATAAAGTCATTCGCGAACTCGTCACGCAGATCGTCAATGTAGACCTTCGATGCGCCGGTAGCCAGCGCTTTTTCCTCAAGGCCGTCCAGCTCTTCCTTCTGGCCGATATCGGCGGTAAAGGCGATAATCTCTGCATCATAGGTTTCTTTCAGCCATTTCAGAATGACTGAGGTATCCAGCCCGCCGGAATAGGCGAGTACAATTTTTTCTTTAGGCATGGGGGTGCAACTTCCTTTCGGTTGGGGGTATAGGATGGTTACCGAAATCTGCTTATAGAGCTCCGGTGCCCGGACGCAATCTGCGTGAATGTTTGGACTTCCGGTCGCTGTTGTCTTCAGATTTCCTGATTCGAACCGCTATAAGCGGTAGAAATCCGAAGACAAAGGCGAACGCTATCGCTCCTACAGTTCCAAACTTCACTCCGTTGCTTAGCACCGGAATCTAACGCATAATTCAAAAACCATCCTATATAGTTTTTTATATAGTATAAGACCTTTAAGGCCTTTGCAGGTTCAAATCTGCAATTAGCCCATCAAAGCAGCCATAAGCGCCTTCTGCGCATGCAGGCGGTTCTCAGCCTGGTCGAAGATGACCGAGTTCGGTCCGTCGATTACGCTCGTGCTGACCTCTTCCTCACGGTGGGCCGGCAGGCAGTGCAGGAACAGGTAGTCGCTCTTTGCGCCTTTAACGAGCTCCTCGTTGACCTGGTAGTCCTTGAATGCCGCTTCACGTGCCAGCTGTTCGGCTTCGAAGCCCATGCTCGCCCATACGTCAGTGTAGATAACGTCTGCGTCCTGTACGGCTTCCTGCGGGCTGTTGGTGATGACGATGTTAGCGCCTGTCTCTTTGGCGATCTCACGCGCCTCAGCAACGACAGCCGGGTCAGGCCCGTAGCCTTCCGGTCCGGCAACCGAGACATGTACGCCAAGCTTGGCGCCGCCAATCAGCAGGGAATGCGCCATGTTATTGCCGTCGCCTATGTAAGCCAGCTTGAGGCCCTTCAGCTTGCCCTT contains these protein-coding regions:
- the argF gene encoding ornithine carbamoyltransferase; amino-acid sequence: MSDKLTIAQQLKGRDLLELNDYSPEEITYLIDLAIELKKKQKNGEVYQPLKGKTIGLIFEKSSTRTRVSFEVGMYQLGGHALFLSKNDIQLGRGETVGDTAQVMSRYLDGIMIRTFGHDKVEDLARYASVPVINGLSDLAHPCQVLADYQTVYEHKGKLKGLKLAYIGDGNNMAHSLLIGGAKLGVHVSVAGPEGYGPDPAVVAEAREIAKETGANIVITNSPQEAVQDADVIYTDVWASMGFEAEQLAREAAFKDYQVNEELVKGAKSDYLFLHCLPAHREEEVSTSVIDGPNSVIFDQAENRLHAQKALMAALMG
- a CDS encoding argininosuccinate synthase, which translates into the protein MPKEKIVLAYSGGLDTSVILKWLKETYDAEIIAFTADIGQKEELDGLEEKALATGASKVYIDDLRDEFANDFIYPMFQSGALYEGQYLLGTSIARPLIAKRMVDIAIAEGATAIAHGATGKGNDQVRFELNAAALSPSIKVIAPWRLEEFRNQFPGRAEMIAYAEANGIPVQASAAKPYSMDRNLLHISYESGVLEDPWFDPSAPENKGMFLLSNAPEDAPDEAEYLELDFLKGNCVALNGEALTPLQVMEKLNELGGKHGIGRVDMVENRFVGMKSRGVYETPGGTILFTAHRKMESITMDREVMNLRDSLITRYSTLVYNGFWFAPERLALQALVDESQKNVTGTVRVKLYKGNIIGAGVKSPVSLYNPDIATMEADPTQAYDQGDATGFIRLNALRLKVSSGVAESNK